The Colletotrichum destructivum chromosome 8, complete sequence genome includes the window ACGCTGTGTGTCAATATGCCATGCCaatgccatgccatgccgTGCTAGACTCTCGCCTTGTTCCGGTTCACCTCCGGGATGCGATACTCGCTCGCCCTCTCCCGCCTCACGCTCTGCCAGAAGTCGTACCCGcggtccctcttcttcggcttccTCTCTGCCTTCTCCGCCCTCTTTGATTGCCTCCGTTCCCGCTTCTCTCGCGGCACAACCTTACCGAGAAGCGcccccgccgcgccgacggcccccttgccgcccttgtaCGCGGTGCGcacgaggccctgcgcgcGGCCgctgaaggcggcgacgagcgccgcggcgatgatgaaggcggacagcggcagcgagaCGGCGCCCACAAATCTGATGCTCGGGACCTGGGCCTCCCACTCGGCCGTGTTCATGCCGAACAGGCTCGTGAAGAAGGACAGGGGGAGGAAAATGACGGTGAAGGTGGTGAAGATCATGACGGAGAGGTTCTGCGAGGAGGCAAGCTCGGTCTGCAGGCGTGACCAgcggacctcgtcgacctgggcCTTGCGCTGGACCATCTCGAGAAGCTTCTCGTACTGCGAGAGAGGGTTGAAAGAAATTAGTATAAGCAAAAACCCCATCTATAGAGTTGGGAACACAACCGGGGGTCCAAAACTTACATCGTTCCTCGTCGTGTCGACTCTCTTCAGCATCTCCATCGTCTGGCTCTTGTACTCGTCCAACTTGTGcagcgcctcgtcgaggtacATCTGCCCGTTGTGCGTCTGGTGCCTCACCTCGTCGctctcgagggcggccttCATGTTCcgcacgacgccgtcctggGTCTCGAACAGCCGCTCCAGGGACTTGAGctcgtcttcgaggtcgCGGAGCTCCATGAGGGCCGACGTGTTCTCGCGGTTTTCgcgctcggcctcctcgagctcccgCTTGTGGCGCTTCTTGATGGACTCGGGCCGGTTGCTATCGGTGTCAGAGTCCGAgtccacgccgccgccgccgccgccgccgccgaaatCCTTGAACGTCTGCATGCGAAAGCGCTTGAGCGAGGAGGTCATTCGTTCGGTCTGTTCGTTCGGTCAGTGCGTGTGTGTGGAAACTGGTGGGGTTTATAAAGGAGGTGCCTCTCACCAGCATgctgatggcctcctcgaagaTCCTGAAGACTTCCAGGTCCGGGTGCGAGGACCGGTCGAGcaggacggtgacggcgtgGAGGACGATAAAGGCCGCGAGGTCCAGCGCGTTCTCGCAGCGCCCCGTCAAATCGCCATTGAGCTCGTTGTACACGCTGTTCCTGAGGTCTGCCTGCTGGAAGAGCGGTCCCTCTTTCGGCTTCGACTCTCGCCTGTTGAAGAACGTCGACAGGGTTGCTAGCATCCGATGTCAGCGCGACCGAGACTCTACTACGTCACATTATACAAGGTGCAAATTGGGCTCACTCGTATCGATAGCCCATAACCATAGCTGGTCGACCATGAGTACTTTCCCGTCCCTGATGGCCGCCTCCAGGTCTTGGTCCTCATCTTCCGTGTTTGTCGGCTCCTCATCCGGTAGATCCGTGCTGGAGGGAGTCAGCTTCTCGATAGGACTCCACGCTGAACCGCTCGTCTGTCTCCTCTGCAGACCGAGGTGGTTCCGGTCCGCGCCGCTGGGCGCATGATCCTTTGTCAGCTTGTATAGCATCTGGTCGTCATCCCGGGCCCAGGTGTCTCTTAGCGAAGGATACGCAAACTGGTCGAGGGTACGGCGATAGTTGAGGGGCGGGTCGTAGCCGATGTACTCCCAGATCATCCGCAGCTCCGCGGactccagctcggcgatctcCCGAGGGACGGGGCGGGCACGGCCATGCTGCATGCGGCGCTTGATGAAATTCCGTCGGCGGAGAACGTTGATGTATGTGTCGAAGTGGAGGAACGGGAGGTACATGTACAGATAGGCTGACGAGGGCCCGCTGCCGGGGCTCGTACGGCCAGACAGACTCGGGGACGGGTGCGGCGAAGAAGCTAGCAAACGGGGTCAGTACATGAGAGTATGGTAGTTCGACATGAGATCTATAGGGTACTTTACCCGATCCTGGAGGGATAAAGTTGCAGGCTGGCTTGACGAAGGATGCTTGGGACTGGGAATGCCGTCCGATGACATGTTTCGAGGCCCAGTTGTCGGAGTTGGATACTTTGATGAAGCTCGGATCGTGGGAGTTCGCCAACTTTCCAAGGACATCCTAAACCATGTGAGTACACCACTCTGAACATCAGGGACAAGCCAACCTCCGGACTGACCTTCACCCAAGACGGGTTGGTGAACGGCGTGTGTATCCACATGAACTTCCTGCTGGCCGGGTCGGGCCTCGAAAACCCAGCCGTCAGGTCATCGAGGGCCGAAGCCCGTGACAGCCGATCTTGTCGTCTGGACAACGGCTCGGAATGGCTCTTTTCCACGCCGACCTCTACCCCCGGCGGCTCcgcgttggcggcggccctTGGAGATAGTTCCAGTTCGGTTGGGTCTGAGCGCGTGCTCTCGGCGTTGCTGCTCCGGCTGGACGGCCGGCCGAAtcccggcggcgagagggCCGGCACCTTAAGGCTCTGCATCCGccggacggcgtcgacgggcgcCGAGTTGGAACCGCCGGCCATGGAGGGGCGGGTGACGACGATCCCCGGCGAGTCCTGACTCTCCGAGTCGGAGGTCTTGGGTCGGCTACCGGAGTCGGAGCGGCCCGGCCAGATCTTTTGTCCCAGCTCCTGGAACCCGGACAGGATCCCGAGGCCACCGTTGTTGCTCGTCTGGGAGTCTTCCTGGCCCGGCCCAGCCGGGACCGTAGCCGTAGCCGGACCCGGATCGGAGGACGGCCGCAGCGCCGTCCGCCTCAGCCGCTCCTCCAGACACCGCTCGGGACCTTTATCGAGGAACTCCTGGAGGTGGAGCTTGGTGAAGTACAGGCGGATGGCAGACTCCATCTCAGCGTCCGGGtcctcgaagaagccgatgatctcgaccttgacgcgCGTCTTGAGGTTCAGGGGCGTGTGGACGTGCATCTCGCTCAGCGCCGTCGCCTTgtccacggcggcggcgagctcgcgcAGGTAGCCGGCCATGGTTTCGGCGTTCCCCTCGCCAAAGGACGCGCAGTTGGCGTGCTCGCTGTCGAGGGAGAAGACGCGCTCCTGCCGCACGCCGACGAGCGACGACTTGATGGAGGCGATGGGGGCGCCGAAACGGACCTCCTTGGCCGGTCCGCGGCTGgtcgagccggagccggacAGCTGGGAGTCGATCGTCTCGTAAAAGGTCCAGATCCTGAGCTCGCTGGCGATCTTGGAGAACTCCTCGTGCATCGTGAGGAGCGGCTTGTGGCCCAGCCGGAGGGAGTCGGAGATGGAGCGCGGGAGAGATCGTTGCAGGCGCAGAAGACGGCGGATGCTGTCCTCGAGGTTGTTCATCGAAAGGTAGCTAGAACCTCGATGGGGGGTTGCTAGCCGCAGTTTAGAAGAGATGCAACTTCATGTCAGACATCTCAAAGGGGAGTTGAGCAGCTCACCAAAGAAGGAGATCCCGTGACAGTTGTACATGAACGGCTTGTGCTCCACACTCTTGGTGGCCCTGAGGAGCGCCATCTTGACGACCAGGCCACCAACGCTATgggcgatgaagaagagaggtCGCGACCGTTGCTGCGATTAAGTCagtctcctcccccttccagtCTCTCTCCGCTGAACCTGGACGAGAAGCACTCACGGGGCCATATCTCACGCTCCAGACCTGCTCGATGAGAtcgtcggcgagctcttcAAGGGTGACGCCGTCCGCCAGCTCCCGGTGGCGGTACAGCAGCACGCGCGCCTTGCTGACCTCCTTCCGGATCCCTTGCCTGACCCAGAGGTGCGTCGCCCTCGGAAAATGGCGGCCGATGGTCGGTGACACAGTAggcacgtcgtcgccgggccgTCCGAAGTATCCCTCGGGAAGCGGGTTGCGCGCCCAGGTGTCAACGGGGTCGGCGCCGGGACACGGCACGCAGACGATGTCGACCGAGGTCTCGTTGTACCCGagcccgtcgacgtcgccgtcgatgtgAGCGAAGCCGGGGAGGCGGAGGTTCGGGATGCTGGGTGATGGGTAACATGGTCGCGGCGGGGTTTCGGGCCTGTCGACGTGTGTCTCCTCCGAGGGCTggccgggcggcgacggagtGCTTCCGGAGCTGTCGCTCTGGGCGGTGGCTACGTCGTCTAGCAcggcgatctcggcctcgcgcgTCCAGTTCTTAAGTTCCGACATGATGTCTCCGGCATTCTCAGGGTCGCGAGATGTCTGTGATGATGCCACGAGAGACAGTTGATGAAGAAATAATCTGTTCGAAGAGGCTGGTGCCCGGGGCTCAGTCCACCTTGGATGTTGATGGTGTCTGTCTGCCAGCGCAGCCAGCGCAGCCATCCCCCTGCGTGTCTGCGTGACCTACAAACAGGCCTGCATGGTTTTACTGCTGACGGCGTGGCCTGTTCCATCGTgcgccagccagcctcaCTCAACCGCCCCTAGCTAGCTTTCTGTGAATAAGCTGCGGACCGAGCCTCGAAAGGCGCCATCTCGGATTGGGTGTTGCGCAGGCAGCCTGCAGGAGGATCAGCGACGCTAAGTTGCGTTGGTCAGATTCGACATCACCTGAACAGGGAATGCCACATAGGCACCCGCGGCTGTGACGAGACTTGCAATGACAaggggttggttggttggtcTTCCGTCAGTCTCGGTCGAGGACGAACAGTGAGACGCGCACTGCTGGAGTCGAAAGTGACGTGAGCATCCTGGCGACTACTGCTATTGTATTTAATTCGCAACATGCTCCCATGGAGACTGAGTTGTCGAGGCTCTTCCTTGGAGAGTGTTGATGAGGGCCGATACGAGAACACTGGctgggcgagctggccgcTAAACTCGCGCTGTAGCCTGTTGCTGTgtgcagccagccagctagCTGCCGGTTTGCCGAAATAGCTATTGGACCGTTGGTGAGTTATGTGTGTCCCTTGCGGGGCAAACAGTCGCTCTTCAGCCGCCAGCGGATGAGATAATGACCAGCTCTCCAACTCTGACATTTGACTCTGCTGCAACTTGGAATGGCTATGTCAGTGCTGATTGAGTTGTCGAACGTTGACAGACTCTCATGGTCAGGATTGCAGGAATGTGGGAATGGTGCGGTCCGGGGTGGGATGCCACCGCGAGCTAACTCGCAGAACAATTCAAGACCCAAACAaaatgagagagagattgTACCAATGCTAGAGCATACTCAGGTGGCGTATATAATAGAGCAAGCAGTCAGGTAACGATAGATGGAGTTGATGAAAGGAAGTAAACGTGATGGCCTCGTCTCGAGGAAGTGAGGAGCAGCACCGTCTCGAGGCACATGTTCCCGATCCCCGCTCCGTGACGCGGGGTTCAGTGGTACGTTCGCCGATGTCAAAAGCGTATGGATAAGAAGCCATTGTGCCGTGTATTGAAAAAGCCTTCATTGATTTGAGTATTGTCATTCTACTTTACCTGGTAACCCTGCAGAGCCTTCAACATCATGTCAGCCTGGTCGGATAAAAAGTCGCAGAACCGCACTCTGCGGATTCTCCAAGCCGCAACCGAGGGCAAAtacggcgtcctcgccgccgtcgcgtAAGTAAATTAATCAACAAACGACAACGGTCGGTCGCACAGAACAAACGTTAACCCCATCTCAGCTACAACGTCGAGCACCTCACGGCCCTCGTGAGggctgccgaggccaagaggTCGCCGATGCTCATCCTGCTGTTCCCCTCGACCGTCAAGCAGCTCCCGACGCTGCCGtgggccgtcgccgccgccgtccagtCGGCCACGGTGCCCCTCGCGCTGCACCTCGACCACGCCCAGGACGAGGCGCAGATCCGCGACATCACCGCGACGCTGCCCTTCGACTCCATCATGGTCGACATGAGCCACCACGACCACGCCGAGAACCTGGCGCGGACGAAAGTGCTCACGCGGGTGTGCCACGAccacggcatcgccgtcgaggccgagagcgggcgcatcaacggcggcgaggacggcatcgCGGACACGGGGGATTTGGAGGGTAAGCCGCACGAAAAGGACGACGATTCACACGAGTTGCCCCTGAACTGGACTGAACTGACGCAACCTTTGTCTAGCTCTGTTCACCAGccccgaggaggtcgaggacttcatcgaggccgagatcgatCTCCTAGCGCCCAGCATCGGCAACATCCACGGCGACTACGGTCCCAAGGGCCCCGAGCTCGACTACGAGCGGCTGGCCCGCATCAACGGGCAGATCGGCGGCCGCGTGCTGATGGCGCTGCACGGCACCAACGACTTCAGCGCGGACATCCTGCAGCGGTGCATTCGAAACGGGGCGATCAAGCTGAATGTGAAcaagctgctcctcgaggtcTGGAACGTCCACCTGCAGGAGAACGCAGCGAA containing:
- a CDS encoding Putative Mg2+ transporter protein, CorA-like/Zinc transport protein ZntB is translated as MSELKNWTREAEIAVLDDVATAQSDSSGSTPSPPGQPSEETHVDRPETPPRPCYPSPSIPNLRLPGFAHIDGDVDGLGYNETSVDIVCVPCPGADPVDTWARNPLPEGYFGRPGDDVPTVSPTIGRHFPRATHLWVRQGIRKEVSKARVLLYRHRELADGVTLEELADDLIEQVWSVRYGPQRSRPLFFIAHSVGGLVVKMALLRATKSVEHKPFMYNCHGISFFATPHRGSSYLSMNNLEDSIRRLLRLQRSLPRSISDSLRLGHKPLLTMHEEFSKIASELRIWTFYETIDSQLSGSGSTSRGPAKEVRFGAPIASIKSSLVGVRQERVFSLDSEHANCASFGEGNAETMAGYLRELAAAVDKATALSEMHVHTPLNLKTRVKVEIIGFFEDPDAEMESAIRLYFTKLHLQEFLDKGPERCLEERLRRTALRPSSDPGPATATVPAGPGQEDSQTSNNGGLGILSGFQELGQKIWPGRSDSGSRPKTSDSESQDSPGIVVTRPSMAGGSNSAPVDAVRRMQSLKVPALSPPGFGRPSSRSSNAESTRSDPTELELSPRAAANAEPPGVEVGVEKSHSEPLSRRQDRLSRASALDDLTAGFSRPDPASRKFMWIHTPFTNPSWVKDVLGKLANSHDPSFIKVSNSDNWASKHVIGRHSQSQASFVKPACNFIPPGSASSPHPSPSLSGRTSPGSGPSSAYLYMYLPFLHFDTYINVLRRRNFIKRRMQHGRARPVPREIAELESAELRMIWEYIGYDPPLNYRRTLDQFAYPSLRDTWARDDDQMLYKLTKDHAPSGADRNHLGLQRRQTSGSAWSPIEKLTPSSTDLPDEEPTNTEDEDQDLEAAIRDGKVLMVDQLWLWAIDTTTLSTFFNRRESKPKEGPLFQQADLRNSVYNELNGDLTGRCENALDLAAFIVLHAVTVLLDRSSHPDLEVFRIFEEAISMLTERMTSSLKRFRMQTFKDFGGGGGGGGVDSDSDTDSNRPESIKKRHKRELEEAERENRENTSALMELRDLEDELKSLERLFETQDGVVRNMKAALESDEVRHQTHNGQMYLDEALHKLDEYKSQTMEMLKRVDTTRNDYEKLLEMVQRKAQVDEVRWSRLQTELASSQNLSVMIFTTFTVIFLPLSFFTSLFGMNTAEWEAQVPSIRFVGAVSLPLSAFIIAAALVAAFSGRAQGLVRTAYKGGKGAVGAAGALLGKVVPREKRERRQSKRAEKAERKPKKRDRGYDFWQSVRRERASEYRIPEVNRNKARV
- a CDS encoding Putative fructose-bisphosphate aldolase, class-II, aldolase-type TIM barrel, whose product is MSAWSDKKSQNRTLRILQAATEGKYGVLAAVAYNVEHLTALVRAAEAKRSPMLILLFPSTVKQLPTLPWAVAAAVQSATVPLALHLDHAQDEAQIRDITATLPFDSIMVDMSHHDHAENLARTKVLTRVCHDHGIAVEAESGRINGGEDGIADTGDLEALFTSPEEVEDFIEAEIDLLAPSIGNIHGDYGPKGPELDYERLARINGQIGGRVLMALHGTNDFSADILQRCIRNGAIKLNVNKLLLEVWNVHLQENAAKKPLSQLMEDGMNILQEEVERWIDICGSAGKA